The following are from one region of the Aspergillus luchuensis IFO 4308 DNA, chromosome 4, nearly complete sequence genome:
- a CDS encoding aspartate aminotransferase family protein (COG:E;~EggNog:ENOG410PHSD;~InterPro:IPR005814,IPR015424,IPR015421,IPR015422;~PFAM:PF00202;~go_function: GO:0003824 - catalytic activity [Evidence IEA];~go_function: GO:0008483 - transaminase activity [Evidence IEA];~go_function: GO:0030170 - pyridoxal phosphate binding [Evidence IEA]), which translates to MTSPNTTAAFFAKANKYLMSTGVPISPVIITEAKGTWLYDTNDRRILDFTSGQMSSLLGHSHPEIVTTIQEYAAKLDHLLSNMITHPVVDLAERLARFLPPPLEKSFFLSTGSESIEAAIKMAKAYTGKFEVVAFSASYHGLTQGSGSATYSTGRKCGGPCMPGQLAFPAPYAYRSPFRKADGTYDWETELMFGWSMIDRQSVGSLAAFVMEPILSTGGILELPDAYLQRMAIECKKRGMLLIMDEAQTGVGRTGHMFAFEQAGIVPDILALSKTLGCGLPLASVSTTAEIAQGCADAGFLWLTTHLNDPLTAAVGNKVLEIVEREDICRSARERGGQLREGLLKLQKKYWCIGDVRGRGLLQGIEIISNRSTQAPGPELGQLVSDRAMACGLSCNVVNLPGMGGVFRLAPPVTVSPQEIEEGLRILDEAFSYVVGKS; encoded by the coding sequence ATGACAagccccaacaccaccgccgccttcttcgccaaaGCCAACAAGTACCTCATGTCCACAGGAGTGCCTATCTCTccagtcatcatcaccgaagCCAAAGGCACCTGGTTATATGACACCAACGACCGTCGGATCCTCGACTTTACCTCAGGCCAGATGAGCTCACTGCTCGGTCATTCCCATCCTGAGATCGTCACCACAATCCAGGAATACGCCGCCAAACTAGACCACCTCCTCAGCAACATGATCACCCACCCAGTGGTGGACCTAGCTGAGCGACTCGCCCGattcctccctccacccctcgAAAAGTCCTTCTTCCTAAGCACCGGCTCCGAGTCTATCGAAGCTGCCATTAAAATGGCCAAAGCGTACACTGGAAAATTCGAAGTTGTCGCCTTCAGCGCCAGTTACCATGGCCTCACCCAGGGTTCAGGATCAGCGACGTATTCCACAGGCCGGAAATGTGGTGGTCCGTGTATGCCAGGTCAGCTTGCCTTTCCCGCTCCATATGCATACCGCTCGCCCTTTCGCAAGGCGGACGGGACGTATGACTGGGAGACGGAGCTGATGTTTGGTTGGTCCATGATTGATCGGCAGAGTGTGGGGTCGCTGGCTGCGTTTGTCATGGAGCCTATTCTGTCGACCGGGGGGATTTTGGAGCTTCCCGATGCATATTTGCAACGCATGGCGATTGAGTGCAAGAAGCGTGGCATGTTGCTGATCATGGACGAGGCGCAGACAGGAGTCGGTCGCACTGGCCACATGTTTGCATTCGAGCAGGCTGGAATAGTCCCGGATATTCTAGCTTTGTCAAAGACTCTAGGATGTGGGCTTCCTTTGGCATCGGTAAGTACGACGGCTGAGATTGCGCAGGGGTGCGCGGACGCTGGATTTCTTTGGTTGACGACACACTTAAATGATCCCCTTACTGCGGCGGTGGGAAATAAGGTGTTGGAGATTGTGGAGCGAGAGGATATCTGCCGGAGCGCGAGGGAGCGTGGTGGCCAGTTGAGGGAAGGCCTACTAAAGCTCCAGAAAAAGTACTGGTGTATTGGGGATGTACGCGGTCGGGGCCTTTTGCAGGGAATCGAGATCATATCCAATCGGAGTACTCAGGCTCCTGGGCCGGAGCTAGGTCAGTTGGTGTCAGACAGAGCCATGGCGTGTGGGCTGTCGTGTAATGTTGTTAACCTTccggggatgggaggagtaTTCCGTCTGGCGCCGCCAGTGACGGTGTCACCGCAAGAAATTGAGGAGGGCCTGAGGATTTTGGATGAGGCGTTTTCCTATGTAGTTGGCAAGAGTTAA
- a CDS encoding uncharacterized protein (COG:S;~EggNog:ENOG410PFV0;~InterPro:IPR001138,IPR007219,IPR036864;~PFAM:PF04082;~go_function: GO:0000981 - DNA-binding transcription factor activity, RNA polymerase II-specific [Evidence IEA];~go_function: GO:0003677 - DNA binding [Evidence IEA];~go_function: GO:0008270 - zinc ion binding [Evidence IEA];~go_process: GO:0006351 - transcription, DNA-templated [Evidence IEA];~go_process: GO:0006355 - regulation of transcription, DNA-templated [Evidence IEA]) yields MKENGSSSGRPYRSHVHPACLPCRKRKSRCRTRDSSATCMMCLAHATECLFPSADKPAQRKRTANLQRIAPKTARVEQPSTPQVVLPPPRTSQRSDTPQMTRHHHPAHIPTTYSDGRIASLMDVVGDTGDDSSHVVSPVVADDSSILEGYLFTVPDNRRPGLMHTSSKSSRLMRQVLFNTIPRRPLGVYSNQSLPSMKCEVIEKYLEPATKDVVGLFFKCANICFPVFDEASFMNAYCTRKEEISPALLCNLYANSLIYWDNSPQLRSTRTPDIRYIWNQANEALHSELFLCPGISTVLAMLLNVCGRPSTSIFGNGGMVGTAVALSNALGLNRDPSQWNISALEKGFRIRVWWLVVIHDRWCSLSYGTPLQIHRAQYDVPFPTMEYLISSPGMPFHEAAASIFIAFTTLTEVLGQYLEYIYHVSSPVRKTINSLSHLLTNWEESLDTKTRHIIRRGTNLTTPGAANLRLAYLSVKLLLRRIALDLDDEQTEISDSDKRKDGTSSSISFTQVERVAEEIVHLVRELDELQLRGFWIPVQAYSLTSATTFLLRSGLRRVKPHSVESGENPPLELAKEMIATLQSHRLRFGWDLGDDCLSKCSELVKRIASLDNDGTGLPLNDEMSDSFQPFDIDTSILDDLFWDMACMGNTFTL; encoded by the exons ATGAAGGAGAATGGTAGCAGCTCAGGCAGACCCTATCGGTCTCATGTACATCCCGCATGTTTGCCTTGCCGAAAGCGCAAGTCACGATGCCGCACCAGAGACTCCTCAGCGACATGCATGATGTGTCTGGCTCATGCAACCGAGTGCCTCTTTCCTTCAGCTGACAAGCCTGCGCAAAGGAAGCGAACCGCCAACCTGCAGCGGATTGCACCCAAGACAGCCCGAGTTGAACAACCTTCCACCCCTCAGGTCGTACTCCCGCCACCCAGGACCAGCCAACGTTCGGACACACCACAAATGACGAGACATCACCACCCAGCCCATATTCCCACAACATATTCAGATGGCAGGATTGCAAGTCTAATGGATGTGGTTGGCGATACTGGGGACGACAGCTCCCATGTCGTCAGTCCAGTTGTTGCCGATGACAGTAGTATATTGGAAGGATATCTGTTCACAGTTCCGGATAATCGAAGACCAGGCTTGATGCACACTAGTTCAAAATCCAGTCGACTCATGCGGCAGGTACTGTTCAATACCATTCCGAGGCGTCCGTTAGGGGTGTACTCAAATCAATCTCTCCCGTCCATGAAATGCGAGGTTATCGAAAAATACCTCGAGCCCGCGACGAAGGATGTTGTGGGACT GTTCTTCAAATGCGCAAATATATGCTTCCCTGTGTTTGACGAGGCGTCGTTTATGAATGCTTACTGCACTCGCAAAGAGGAGATATCCCCAGCTCTCCTCTGCAATCTATATGCCAACTCGCTAATATACTGGGACAATTCACCACAACTGCGTTCAACTCGCACACCCGACATCCGCTATATCTGGAATCAAGCTAACGAGGCTCTTCATTCCGAGTTGTTTCTGTGTCCTGGTATTTCAACTGTACTGGCGATGCTGCTGAATGTCTGCGGCAGACCAAGCACCTCAATCTTTGGCAATGGGGGTATGGTAGGAACAGCGGTAGCCCTATCTAATGCCTTGGGTTTAAATCGAGACCCTTCCCAGTGGAATATATCTGCTCTCGAGAAGGGATTCCGCATCCGCGTCTGGTGGTTGGTCGTGATTCACGATCGATG GTGTAGCCTCTCCTATGGAACACCGCTCCAGATTCATCGCGCCCAATATGACGTCCCATTTCCAACCATGGAGTATCTCATCTCTTCTCCCGGAATGCCATtccatgaagctgcagcCTCAATCTTCATTGCTTTCACGACACTAACCGAAGTGCTGGGTCAATAcctagaatatatctatcaCGTCTCCAGTCCCGTGAGGAAGACGATCAATTCCCTTTCACACCTCCTCACCAATTGGGAAGAATCTCTCGACACCAAGACCCGCCATATTATCCGCCGCGGAACCAACTTGACCACCCCTGGCGCGGCAAACCTGCGCCTGGCATACTTATCCGTGAAGCTTCTGCTCCGACGCATCGCACTCGACCTCGACGACGAGCAGACTGAGATTTCCGACAGTGATAAAAGGAAAGACggcacctcttcctccatttcATTCACACAAGTCGAGCGTGTAGCAGAAGAGATAGTACATCTCGTACGGGAGCTAGACGAGCTTCAGCTACGTGGGTTTTGGATCCCGGTGCAGGCGTACTCGCTAACATCTGCGACGACATTTCTTCTGCGGAGTGGGCTACGCAGAGTTAAACCGCACTCTGTCGAGAGTGGCGAAAATCCACCCTTGGAGTTGGCTAAAGAAATGATCGCTACACTGCAGTCTCATCGACTGCGATTTGGGTGGGATCTGGGTGACGATTGTCTGTCAAAGTGCAGCGAGCTGGTGAAAAGGATCGCTTCCTTAGATAATGATGGGACCGGCTTGCCACTGAATGATGAGATGTCTGATTCATTCCAGCCTTTTGATATAGATACATCAATCCTGGATGACCTGTTCTGGGATATGGCATGTATGGGGAACACTTTTACGTTATAA
- a CDS encoding uncharacterized protein (COG:S;~EggNog:ENOG410Q20G;~TransMembrane:1 (i7-26o)) — translation MAYIGDAAVIFFVILGCVMLTLSGYSTHYLMTNGFYGLERDFDPTAEQRVYMRQLRLRDLHWMARDNRVKTEDSQSAV, via the coding sequence ATGGCATATATTGGCGACGCGGcggtcatcttctttgtcaTTCTCGGCTGTGTAATGCTGACTCTGTCCGGCTACTCCACGCACTACCTCATGACCAATGGGTTTTACGGTTTAGAGCGGGACTTTGATCCCACCGCGGAGCAGAGAGTGTATATGCGGCAGCTGAGACTGAGAGATCTGCATTGGATGGCAAGGGATAATAGGGTTAAAACCGAGGACAGTCAGTCGGCTGTTTGA
- a CDS encoding putative MFS multidrug transporter (COG:G;~EggNog:ENOG410Q1QE;~InterPro:IPR020846,IPR011701,IPR036259;~PFAM:PF07690;~TransMembrane:12 (i56-75o95-113i125-144o150-169i181-207o213-233i283-306o326-344i365-387o393-412i424-449o461-480i);~go_function: GO:0022857 - transmembrane transporter activity [Evidence IEA];~go_process: GO:0055085 - transmembrane transport [Evidence IEA]), which translates to MKTVSRVITAPVESEKETLLALLPQYGLKLAPDGIHIQWALGNCRHPRNWSLRRKVYDTTLIIFLEFFTTAISTAGSTAANHAVHDFNISRTLSILLFVSIYLIGQAIGGVVFPPYSEVFGRKKLYVASSALYGLSCILIASVPSLIGVAIGRCLCGFLSAIPTTVVVGSIEDTFNSRERVWVICIWTMFANLGLVVGPILSTFVVAYTHWRWIFYIAAMVTGILTLLLLTLNESRPSLLLAREVATLRRVTKIDTLEGLNPDKAPDMRSFVRIALFRPIRLLFTELIVFTVSIISAVAIALVYLFTEALPPIYESFGFTSKQACLPFIAIGLGLTLGLLTRCLDLRIIAHHRAQGRPLLPEDKLTGFWIGAPILAAALWLFAWTIPPAVTNLPWLVSVAALVLAGYSLNEMDYVLGGYLTDSYLSYAASGLAALSLVRALLSAALPLISEPMLDRLGANFSVSVLAAVATVFCIVPPLFSRYGRGIRARSAFARFSLTVYREYSVDEEGY; encoded by the exons ATGAAAACCGTCTCCCGGGTTATCACGGCCCCTGTGGAGAGCGAAAAGGAAACGCTTCTGGCACTGCTGCCCCAGTATGGCCTTAAGCTTGCCCCGGACGGAATCCATATACAGTGGGCTTTGGGAAATTGTCGACACCCGCGAAACTGGAGCTTGCGACGCAAGGTCTATGATACTACGCTGATTATTTTCCTGGAATTCTTCAC AACTGCTATCAGCACTGCCGGC TCAACTGCGGCCAACCATGCTGTGCACGACTTCAATATTTCAAGAACTCTGtcaattcttctcttcgtttCCAT ATATCTTATCGGCCAAGCCATTGGGGGTGTCGTATTCCCCCCCTACTCTGAAGTATTTGGTCGCAAAAAGCTCTATGTGGCAAGCTCAGCTCTCTACGGCCTATCATGCATCTTGATAGCATCCGTGCCATCTTTGATAGGAGTAGCGATTGGCCGATGTCTCTGTGGCTTTCTGTCCGCCATTCCCACGACTGTTGTAGTGGGTAGTATTGAAGACACCTTCAACTCTCGCGAGCGAGTCTGGGTCATCTGCATCTGGACCATGTTCGCCAACCTGGGACTCGTTGTAGGTCCCATTCTCAGTACCTTTGTTGTGGCCTACACCCACTG GCGATGGATATTCTACATCGCGGCCATGGTAACTGGAATCCTGACCCTGCTACTACTCACTTTGAATGAATCGcgcccctctctcctcctcgcccgtGAAGTCGCTACTCTCCGCAGAGTCACCAAAATCGACACGCTGGAAGGCCTCAACCCCGACAAAGCTCCTGACATGCGCAGCTTCGTCCGCATCGCGCTCTTCCGCCCTATCCGGCTCCTCTTCACCGAACTTATCGTCTTCACCGTCTCCATTATCAGCGCCGTCGCTATCGCCCTAGTCTACCTCTTCACCGAAGCCCTACCGCCCATCTACGAATCCTTCGGCTTCACCTCAAAGCAAGCCTGCCTCCCCTTCATCGCCATTGGCTTAGGCCTCACCCTCGGCCTCCTCACCCGCTGCCTCGACCTCCGCATCATTGCCCACCACCGAGCTCAGGGCCGACCACTCCTCCCAGAAGACAAACTGACAGGATTCTGGATCGGTGCACCAATTCTCGCTGCGGCATTGTGGCTTTTCGCTTGGACTATCCCGCCAGCTGTCACGAATCTCCCTTGGCTTGTGTCGGTCGCAGCTCTTGTGCTGGCTGGGTATAGTCTCAACGAGATGGACTACGTGCTGGGCGGGTATCTGACGGATAGTTATCTCAGCTATGCGGCGAGTGGACTGGCGGCATTGAGTCTGGTGAGGGCGTTATTGTCTGCTGCGTTACCACTGATCTCGGAGCCTATGTTGGATCGGCTCGGGGCCAATTTTAGTGTTTCGGTGTTGGCGGCGGTTGCGACAGTGTTTTGTATTGTGCCGCCGTTGTTTTCGAGGTACGGGAGGGGTATTAGAGCTAGAAGTGCGTTTGCAAGGTTTAGTTTGACTGTGTATCGTGAATATagtgttgatgaggagggatatTAG
- a CDS encoding uncharacterized protein (COG:G;~EggNog:ENOG410PG63;~InterPro:IPR036259;~TransMembrane:2 (i53-73o93-113i)), whose amino-acid sequence MSPKSEVAIGARHGGTEQSRAHNGQGTSTDPFIVEFKRDDPENPMNWSASRKWFIAFIVTSSVFAVTFASSAYSDSSDEIIKDFNISTEVFSVGISLFILGFAVGPAVWAPLLL is encoded by the exons ATGTCTCCCAAATCAGAGGTCGCGATAGGAGCCCGTCATGGCGGGACTGAACAGTCCCGTGCTCATAACGGCCAAGGAACAAGCACAGATCCCTTCATCGTGGAGTTCAAAAGAGATGATCCAGAGAACCCTATGAATTGGTCGGCCTCGAGAAAGTGGTTCATTGCTTTTATCGTAACCTCTTCTGTGTTTGCCGTTACGTTCGCGTCTTCCGCGTATTCCGACTCCAGCGATGAAATAATCAAAGATTTCAATATCAGCACGGAGGTCTTTTCTGTAGGGATAAGCCTCTTTATCTTGGGGTTTGCTGTCGGGCCGGCAGTATGGGCACCTTTG CTTCTCTGA
- a CDS encoding MFS transporter (COG:G;~EggNog:ENOG410PUJ2;~InterPro:IPR020846,IPR011701,IPR036259;~PFAM:PF07690;~TransMembrane:12 (i54-73o93-111i123-139o151-172i184-203o215-241i280-303o323-347i368-387o399-421i428-450o462-483i);~go_function: GO:0022857 - transmembrane transporter activity [Evidence IEA];~go_process: GO:0055085 - transmembrane transport [Evidence IEA]), protein MTVVPPPPLPASSRPADAEKGKVEHAGGGPDPNLVKWEENDPENPHNFSTAYKCWITFQLGLLALSASLGSSIISPAETELKAYLNIGTEVSILPVSLYILGFAFGPLCWAPISELFGRRWSMLPAVFVLGLFSIGTATSKNTASVLITRYFAGLFGSAPVSNVSAALGDIFHMKARGIASTSYAICVVGGPTMGPIIGAALVSNPHLGWRWTEYIEAIIVFFIFGITFFCLPEVYGPVLLHRKAVRMRKETGNEDLYHPHEHIKVDVHSIVTKHFSRPLVMLVTEPMVTVIALYASFTYALLYLTLEVFPIVFDDIRQWKPVVATLPFIGLFVGVLLSSAFIIFIGQPYYIRKWEEGGGKPVPEARLMPMAVGGFLFAGGLFWFGWTAEPKYSWGLPVVAAMVFGCGFCIIFGQCINFLVDTYGPYAASATASNTFLRSVLAAAFPLFSQPMFRNLGVGPAMSILGGVAAAAIPVPFLFMIYGVRLRKMSRFAPFKG, encoded by the exons ATGACTGTCgttccaccaccgccgctaCCAGCATCATCTCGACCAGCAGATGCTGAAAAGGGCAAGGTCGAACATGCAGGCGGCGGTCCCGATCCTAACCTAGTGAAATGGGAGGAAAACGACCCCGAGAACCCACATAACTTTTCGACGGCGTACAAATGCTGGATCACGTTTCAGCTAGGATTATTGGCGTTGAGCGCCAGTCTAGGATCGAGTATTATCTCTCCGGCGGAGACCGAGCTTAAGGCTTATTTGAACATTGGGACGGAAGTTAGCATTCTTCCGGTGTCCCTTTATAT TCTTGGCTTCGCCTTCGGTCCTCTATGCTGGGCACCCATTTCCGAACTCTTCGGCCGGCGGTGGTCGATGCTGCCGGCGGTATTCGTCCTCGGACTATTCAGCATCGGCACCGCAACCAGCAAAAACACAGCTTCAGTTCTCATCACCCGGTACTTCGCGGGTCTATTCGGCTCCGCACCAGTTAGTAATGTCTCCGCTGCTCTCGGCGACATCTTCCACATGAAGGCGCGCGGCATCGCCAGCACCTCGTACGCCATTTGCGTCGTCGGCGGCCCAACCATGGGGCCTATAATTGGCGCCGCGCTCGTCTCGAACCCTCACTTAGGGTGGCGCTGGACTGAGTACATCGAGGCTATCATCGtgttcttcatcttcggcatCACCTTCTTCTGTCTGCCGGAGGTATACGGCCCCGTGCTGCTACACCGCAAGGCGGTGCGTATGCGCAAGGAGACCGGGAATGAGGACCTATACCACCCGCACGAACACATCAAGGTGGACGTACATAGTATCGTCACGAAGCATTTCTCGCGTCCGCTGGTCATGCTTGTCACTGAGCCGATGGTCACAGTGATCGCGCTGTATGCGTCGTTTACGTATGCGTTGCTGTATCTCACCCTTGAGGTATTTCCGATTGTTTTTGATGATATCCGCCAATGGAAGCCCGTTGTTGCTACGCTGCCATTCATCGGTCTGTTCGTCGGTGTTCTGCTCTCGTCGgcattcatcatcttcatcggccAACCATACTACATCCGCAAGTGGGAGGAAGGTGGCGGCAAGCCTGTCCCCGAGGCGCGTCTGATGCCCATGGCTGTTGGCGGGTTCTTGTTCGCCGGTGGTCTGTTCTGGTTCGGGTGGACAGCTGAGCCGAAGTATTCGTGGGGATTGCCGGTTGTGGCGGCAATGGTGTTCGGCTGTGGGTTTTGCATTATCTTTGGCCAGTGTATTAATTTCCTCGTTGATACATATGGGCCCTATGCGGCGTCGGCGACGGCTTCGAATACTTTCCTGCGGAGTGTGTTGGCGGCGGCGTTTCCGCTGTTCTCGCAACCGATGTTTCGCAATCTGGGGGTTGGGCCGGCAATGTCCATTTTGGGGGGTGTTGCAGCGGCGGCCATTCCGGTGCCGTTTTTGTTTATGATTTATGGGGTTaggttgaggaagatgtcgaggTTTGCGCCGTTTAAGGGGTAA
- a CDS encoding uncharacterized protein (COG:G;~EggNog:ENOG410PG63;~InterPro:IPR020846,IPR011701,IPR036259;~PFAM:PF07690;~TransMembrane:8 (i49-69o81-111i158-182o194-215i236-255o261-282i294-314o326-348i);~go_function: GO:0022857 - transmembrane transporter activity [Evidence IEA];~go_process: GO:0055085 - transmembrane transport [Evidence IEA]) yields MVAFIGGTAGSRNITTLLVLRFVSGTFGGSPLVNAGGAIADIFPPVERGLAMIVYSFAPLLGPLVGPIISGFVSENVGWRWVQGMCCIFVGVIGVIGTIFVPETYGPVLLLRKAKRLTKSTGKVHLSILERDQGKKNPSEVFQRALIRPWVLLIHEPIVTVASIYIALGYGTTYMFMGAMPIVYNEDRGWSEGIGGLAFLGLAIGEILGLVYAGYDYHRRYMKLYNTGKATPESRLPTAIVGSIALPIGIFGFAWTNYPSIHWSASIILSAPFGFGCILMSLSITNYLVDSYTIYAATALAALAIVRSAGGAVFPLFTNQMYHNLGIHWASCVPGFLTVACIPFPIVMYRYGELLRMKCKYTFEAAELMRRMQKQQGFGQVESGERVDEEGSA; encoded by the coding sequence ATGGTGGCGTTTATCGGAGGCACCGCCGGAAGCCGCAATATAACCACCTTACTTGTCCTACGATTCGTCAGCGGTACGTTCGGCGGATCACCGTTAGTCAACGCAGGGGGCGCTATCGCAGACATTTTCCCTCCAGTGGAGCGAGGGCTAGCAATGATAGTCTACTCCTTCGCACCCTTACTAGGACCGCTCGTCGGGCCCATCATTAGCGGTTTTGTCTCTGAGAACGTGGGCTGGCGATGGGTGCAGGGGATGTGCTGTATCTTCGTAGGTGTGATTGGCGTCATCGGCACCATCTTCGTCCCAGAAACATACGGCCCAGTACTGCTACTCCGAAAGGCGAAACGTCTAACCAAATCCACCGGAAAAGTCCACCTTAGTATCCTCGAGCGCGACCAGGGCAAGAAGAATCCGTCCGAAGTCTTCCAAAGAGCCTTAATCCGGCCATGGGTCCTCCTCATACATGAACCAATCGTGACCGTCGCTTCCATCTACATAGCCCTAGGCTACGGAACGACCTACATGTTCATGGGCGCCATGCCAATCGTATACAACGAAGACCGCGGCTGGTCTGAAGGGATTGGCGGCCTCGCATTCCTAGGCCTTGCTATCGGAGAGATCCTAGGTCTAGTGTACGCTGGCTACGACTACCACAGACGATATATGAAACTATACAATACCGGCAAGGCAACGCCGGAATCCCGCCTCCCCACAGCCATCGTGGGTTCTATTGCCTTGCCGATCGGTATCTTCGGCTTTGCGTGGACTAATTATCCGAGCATTCATTGGTCCGCGAGTATCATTCTCTCGGCGCCGTTTGGTTTCGGGTGCATCCTTATGAGCTTGTCGATCACGAATTACCTCGTCGATTCGTATACTATCTATGCGGCGACTGCGCTGGCGGCTTTGGCTATTGTTCGGTCGGCCGGTGGAGCTGTGTTTCCCTTGTTCACGAATCAGATGTACCATAATCTGGGGATTCATTGGGCTTCTTGTGTGCCGGGGTTTCTGACCGTGGCTTGTATCCCGTTTCCGATTGTCATGTATCGCTATGGTGAGTTGCTGAGGATGAAGTGCAAGTATACATTTGAGGCGGCGGAGTTGATGCGGAGGATGCAGAAACAGCAAGGGTTTGGTCAGGTTGAGAGTGGGGAGAGAGTTGATGAAGAGGGGTCTGCTTGA